A single genomic interval of Vicingaceae bacterium harbors:
- a CDS encoding membrane protein, whose translation MLTLIVSATVMGFIGSVHCLGMCGPLMLYHFPKLNNQKALANFVLYHIARIIAYVMIGVMFGQIGWIAKFFGLQQFISIATGLFIILWSISYFVPLKKITPGFQFNLFNYVGLNKLNNVSSALKFGVAGLINGFLPCGFSFVAFMIAMNFQSPLHASLFMFFFGIATIPALALISILSTKTIANQKLVKIKLLPLIALITGSILVVRSLNLGIPYLSPKIEYNQAKTKVKCH comes from the coding sequence ATGCTTACTTTGATTGTATCTGCTACCGTCATGGGATTTATAGGAAGTGTCCATTGTTTGGGTATGTGTGGTCCATTGATGTTGTATCACTTTCCAAAGTTAAATAACCAAAAAGCTTTGGCAAATTTTGTTTTATATCATATTGCCAGAATTATTGCCTATGTGATGATAGGTGTAATGTTTGGCCAGATAGGATGGATTGCAAAGTTTTTCGGATTACAACAATTTATTTCGATTGCTACGGGTCTTTTCATTATATTGTGGTCGATTAGTTATTTTGTGCCTTTAAAAAAAATCACACCCGGCTTTCAATTTAACTTATTCAATTATGTGGGATTAAATAAATTAAACAATGTGTCATCTGCGCTTAAATTTGGAGTCGCCGGATTAATCAATGGATTTCTGCCTTGTGGATTTTCATTTGTGGCCTTTATGATAGCCATGAATTTCCAATCGCCTTTGCATGCATCTCTTTTTATGTTTTTTTTTGGCATTGCCACTATACCTGCTTTGGCATTGATTAGCATACTTTCGACGAAAACCATAGCCAATCAAAAGCTTGTAAAGATTAAATTGTTGCCATTGATTGCTTTGATAACAGGAAGCATCTTGGTGGTAAGATCATTAAATTTAGGGATTCCTTACT
- the ccoG gene encoding cytochrome c oxidase accessory protein CcoG yields MISEKNIAENKESFRDRISTVDEKGRRRWIYPKKVSGRFFFYRQILGYFLLTLLFVMPFIKIHGTPFLLLDVINRKFYIFSIVFYPQDFYIFGLLMILGVLFIALFTVVLGRLFCGWACPQTFFMELVFRKIEYWIEGDWKEQMQLDKMPWNSQKLFKKTVKHFLFLLVSFVISNLFLSYLIGVEQLKILIKEGPVEHLAGFSSLIIFSLVFYGVFAFLREQVCTNICPYGRLQGVLIGPDTLVIAYDYIRGEPRAKFKKNEDRKLSGKGDCIDCMQCVHVCPTGIDIRNGTQLECVNCALCIDACDFMMEKVGLPKGLIKYSSEYQIKENQPYKLNIRAKAYLSILVLLAVVSGYLLVTRSEIDGTILRSTGSMALNENGWVKNIYTYKLINKSNKDFYPEIKIIEPKEGRVEFIGKIPLLKKEDFIQGSILVAIPRDKIKNVKSKVILGVYNQDGRLIKKFKTNFLNIGRP; encoded by the coding sequence ATGATTTCGGAAAAAAATATAGCCGAAAATAAAGAATCCTTCAGAGACAGGATTTCAACAGTAGATGAAAAAGGCCGAAGACGCTGGATTTATCCCAAAAAAGTAAGTGGCAGATTTTTCTTTTATCGGCAGATATTAGGATATTTTTTATTGACCTTATTGTTTGTAATGCCTTTCATAAAGATTCATGGCACCCCTTTTTTGCTTTTAGATGTAATTAACAGAAAGTTTTACATTTTCAGCATAGTATTTTACCCACAAGATTTTTATATATTCGGATTGCTGATGATATTGGGCGTTTTGTTTATCGCCTTATTTACCGTGGTGTTGGGTAGATTGTTTTGTGGGTGGGCCTGTCCCCAAACGTTTTTTATGGAACTTGTGTTCAGAAAAATAGAATATTGGATAGAGGGGGATTGGAAAGAGCAAATGCAGCTGGATAAAATGCCATGGAATAGTCAAAAATTGTTCAAAAAAACTGTCAAACACTTTTTGTTTTTACTGGTATCTTTTGTGATTTCAAATTTGTTTTTAAGTTATTTAATTGGAGTAGAACAATTAAAAATTTTGATTAAAGAAGGACCGGTTGAACATTTGGCCGGATTTTCATCTTTGATAATTTTCAGCTTGGTTTTTTATGGAGTGTTTGCATTTCTAAGGGAACAGGTCTGCACCAATATTTGTCCGTATGGGCGTTTGCAGGGTGTGTTAATTGGTCCCGACACTTTGGTCATAGCATATGATTATATAAGAGGAGAGCCAAGAGCTAAATTCAAAAAAAACGAAGACAGGAAATTGTCAGGTAAAGGTGATTGTATTGATTGTATGCAGTGTGTGCATGTGTGCCCAACAGGGATAGATATTAGAAACGGCACACAATTGGAATGTGTTAATTGCGCTTTGTGTATAGATGCGTGTGATTTTATGATGGAAAAAGTCGGATTGCCTAAGGGTTTAATTAAATATAGTTCGGAATATCAAATTAAGGAAAATCAACCATACAAATTAAACATAAGAGCTAAAGCTTATTTGTCAATTCTTGTATTGCTTGCTGTTGTTTCCGGGTATTTGTTGGTAACACGTAGCGAAATAGACGGAACCATACTGAGATCGACCGGATCGATGGCACTTAATGAAAATGGATGGGTAAAAAACATTTATACTTATAAATTGATCAATAAATCAAATAAGGACTTTTACCCTGAAATAAAAATTATCGAACCAAAAGAAGGGAGAGTTGAATTCATAGGAAAAATACCGCTACTCAAAAAAGAAGATTTTATTCAAGGCAGTATCTTGGTGGCAATTCCCCGTGATAAAATAAAAAACGTAAAATCAAAGGTGATTCTGGGAGTTTATAATCAAGATGGGAGATTGATAAAAAAATTTAAAACCAATTTTTTAAATATAGGTAGACCATGA
- the ccoN/ccoO gene encoding bifunctional cbb3-type cytochrome C oxidase subunit I/II, which yields MSQVIEKFEYDNAIVKKFLIATVVFGVVGMLVGLLIAFQLVFPELNFGIPVTSFGRIRPLHTNAVIFAFVGNGIFAGVYYSLQRLLKTRMYSDLLSNIHFWGWQLIILAAAITLPLGYTTSKEYAELEWPIDIAITIIWVVFGWNMFATILKRRVEHLYVAIWFYIATFVTVALLHVVNSFELPVAALKSYSWFAGVQDALVQWWYGHNAVAFFLTTPYLGLMYYFVPKAAERPIYSYKLSIVHFWALIFIYIWAGPHHLLYSALPDWAQSLGAVFSVMLIAPSWGGMLNGLLTLRGAWDKVKADPILKFMVVALTGYGMATFEGPMLSLKNVNAISHFTDWTIAHVHVGGLAWNGFLTFGMLYWLVPKMWRTKLYSQSLANFHFWIGTLGIIFYALPMYWAGFTQSFMWKEFTSEGFLKYPNFLETVTAIKNLYLIRGIGGLLYFTGVIIMVYNLMKTAAAGQFVKNEEANAPSLIKFKEEKSYWHRWIEKRPVQMLVLSFIVVSVGGIVEMIPTFLVKSNIPTISSVKPLTPLELEGRDIYIREGCTVCHSQMVRPFRSETERYGEYAKAGEYVYEHPFLWGSKRTGPDLSREGTDKLRKPNAWHYTHLLDPQLTSPGSIMPAYPWLIENKLDTTLTAKKIRAMRKLGVPYPEGYDLVATKDLIKQAQDIAEDLRKNNIETSADKEVIAVIAYLQRLGRDLEKGQQNEQLSSK from the coding sequence ATGAGCCAAGTAATAGAAAAATTTGAATACGACAACGCGATTGTCAAAAAGTTTTTGATTGCAACGGTTGTTTTTGGAGTGGTTGGAATGTTGGTTGGGTTATTAATTGCATTTCAACTGGTATTTCCGGAATTGAATTTTGGGATTCCGGTAACCAGTTTCGGGCGCATCAGGCCACTCCACACCAATGCAGTAATTTTTGCTTTTGTCGGTAACGGGATTTTTGCAGGAGTATACTACTCGTTGCAAAGGTTGTTGAAAACAAGGATGTACAGTGATTTGTTGAGTAACATTCATTTTTGGGGTTGGCAGTTGATCATACTTGCTGCAGCCATTACTTTACCACTTGGTTATACTACTTCGAAAGAATATGCTGAATTGGAATGGCCGATTGACATTGCGATCACCATTATTTGGGTGGTGTTTGGTTGGAATATGTTTGCTACAATTTTAAAAAGGAGGGTTGAGCATTTGTATGTGGCTATATGGTTTTATATCGCTACATTTGTTACAGTGGCTTTATTGCATGTAGTAAACTCTTTTGAATTGCCGGTCGCAGCTTTGAAAAGTTATTCCTGGTTTGCCGGAGTGCAAGATGCGTTGGTGCAATGGTGGTATGGACACAATGCTGTTGCCTTTTTCCTGACTACTCCATATCTTGGATTAATGTATTACTTTGTCCCAAAGGCAGCCGAAAGACCGATTTATTCCTACAAATTGTCTATTGTACACTTTTGGGCATTAATTTTTATATACATTTGGGCCGGACCACATCATTTGTTGTATTCTGCGTTGCCGGATTGGGCTCAATCGCTTGGAGCCGTTTTTTCTGTTATGTTGATAGCACCTTCCTGGGGAGGTATGCTCAATGGTTTGTTGACGTTGCGTGGGGCATGGGATAAAGTAAAAGCCGATCCCATATTGAAATTTATGGTAGTTGCATTGACCGGTTACGGCATGGCTACTTTCGAAGGACCTATGTTATCATTGAAAAATGTCAATGCAATATCTCACTTTACAGATTGGACCATTGCTCATGTGCATGTTGGGGGGCTGGCTTGGAATGGGTTTCTAACATTTGGAATGCTCTATTGGTTGGTCCCAAAAATGTGGCGAACAAAACTTTATTCTCAATCATTGGCTAATTTTCATTTTTGGATCGGTACGTTAGGAATTATCTTTTATGCATTGCCAATGTATTGGGCAGGGTTTACTCAAAGTTTTATGTGGAAAGAATTTACGTCAGAGGGGTTCTTGAAATATCCTAACTTTCTAGAAACAGTTACGGCTATCAAGAATCTTTATCTGATCAGGGGGATAGGAGGATTGTTATATTTTACGGGAGTGATTATAATGGTTTATAATTTAATGAAAACAGCAGCAGCCGGACAATTTGTGAAAAATGAAGAAGCAAACGCTCCTTCCTTGATTAAATTCAAGGAAGAAAAATCGTATTGGCATCGTTGGATTGAAAAAAGACCGGTGCAAATGCTCGTTCTCTCTTTTATAGTGGTATCTGTTGGTGGCATTGTGGAGATGATTCCCACATTTCTTGTAAAATCAAACATTCCCACCATCTCTTCAGTCAAACCATTGACACCTTTGGAGCTGGAAGGAAGGGATATTTACATTCGCGAAGGTTGCACGGTATGTCATTCTCAAATGGTAAGACCATTCCGCAGTGAAACAGAAAGATATGGTGAATATGCCAAAGCAGGTGAATATGTCTATGAACATCCATTTTTGTGGGGGTCAAAAAGAACCGGTCCGGATCTTTCACGTGAAGGAACCGATAAACTAAGGAAGCCCAATGCTTGGCATTACACACACTTATTGGATCCGCAATTAACATCACCTGGTTCGATCATGCCGGCATATCCCTGGTTGATAGAGAATAAATTGGATACAACATTGACAGCAAAGAAAATTAGAGCCATGCGTAAGTTGGGAGTACCTTATCCGGAAGGTTATGATTTGGTGGCCACTAAAGATCTTATTAAACAAGCTCAAGATATTGCTGAAGATCTAAGAAAAAATAATATAGAAACTTCTGCTGATAAAGAGGTGATAGCAGTAATCGCTTATTTGCAAAGGTTAGGTAGAGACCTTGAAAAAGGTCAACAAAATGAACAATTGTCTTCAAAATAA
- a CDS encoding peptide ABC transporter substrate-binding protein, whose protein sequence is MIFFRINRQILPLLILLAGCGVKDSGENEQRSLFRTNLPAGITSLDPAFSSSLDNIKVVRQLYNGLVETDENLTIKPSIAKRWEVYDDGKTYVFYLRNDVYFHESPAFQDKKTRKVTAYDVEYSFFRLLDEKIASPGRWVFRHLYTHPDTLPMGFKAVNDSVFRIHLKYPFPPFLGLLSMTYCSIVPHEAIDYYGSDFRRNPVGTGPFQIKYWEEGVKLILVKNPRYFEKDESGKPLPYVDAVHFNFIKDEDVAFFELVKGELDFISGLHGSIKKTVLTDDGKLKDEYKEKIKFEKKPFLNTEYLGFRLDTKNSSSPIRSVEFRQAVNMAFDRKAMIRYLRQNIGRPADGGIVPPGLSSFDPYVVKGYEYNPQKARELLKQSGYLNQNPPFELVLYTTAQYLDMCEFIQHQLQEIGIKCRIEVNTAGIHAEMVANGKADFFRKSWVADYPDPENYLSLFYSPNFSPKGPNYTHFFEKEFDNLYDRALKEQDPGKRNELYKEMDKIIIAKAPIVPLYYDEMVLLSSPTVKNLKVNAMSVPDLKWVRIEQKQ, encoded by the coding sequence ATGATATTTTTTCGAATCAATAGACAAATTTTACCATTGTTAATTTTATTGGCAGGATGTGGCGTAAAAGACAGCGGCGAAAACGAGCAACGTTCATTGTTCAGAACCAATTTGCCGGCCGGAATAACATCCTTGGATCCCGCATTTTCATCTTCACTTGATAATATCAAAGTGGTCAGACAACTTTATAACGGACTTGTCGAAACTGATGAAAATCTAACCATCAAACCTTCTATTGCCAAAAGGTGGGAAGTGTATGATGACGGCAAAACGTATGTGTTTTATTTGAGAAATGATGTATATTTTCATGAGAGTCCTGCATTCCAAGACAAAAAAACAAGAAAAGTAACGGCTTATGACGTGGAATATAGTTTTTTTCGTTTATTGGATGAAAAGATTGCGTCACCCGGTCGATGGGTGTTCAGACATTTGTATACTCATCCGGACACGCTTCCGATGGGATTTAAGGCAGTCAACGATAGTGTTTTCAGAATTCATTTAAAATATCCCTTTCCGCCTTTTTTGGGATTGCTATCCATGACATATTGCTCAATCGTACCGCACGAAGCAATAGATTATTATGGTTCTGATTTCAGGAGGAATCCTGTGGGAACCGGACCTTTTCAAATCAAATATTGGGAAGAAGGTGTAAAGTTGATATTGGTGAAAAATCCAAGGTATTTTGAAAAAGATGAAAGTGGAAAGCCGCTACCCTATGTCGATGCCGTCCATTTTAATTTTATCAAAGACGAAGATGTGGCTTTTTTTGAATTAGTTAAGGGGGAACTGGATTTCATATCGGGATTGCACGGTTCTATTAAAAAGACAGTATTGACCGACGATGGAAAACTCAAAGACGAATACAAAGAAAAGATTAAGTTCGAGAAAAAGCCCTTTCTCAACACTGAATATCTGGGGTTCCGTTTAGATACAAAAAATTCATCTTCTCCCATACGATCGGTAGAATTTAGACAAGCGGTCAACATGGCTTTTGATCGAAAAGCAATGATAAGATATTTAAGACAAAATATTGGCCGGCCTGCCGACGGTGGAATTGTTCCGCCCGGATTGAGTTCTTTTGATCCTTATGTAGTAAAAGGATATGAATATAATCCACAAAAAGCAAGAGAACTTTTAAAACAATCAGGATATTTAAACCAAAATCCACCGTTTGAGCTTGTGTTATATACAACAGCACAATATTTGGACATGTGCGAATTTATCCAGCATCAACTTCAGGAGATTGGTATAAAATGCAGGATAGAAGTGAATACTGCCGGAATTCATGCAGAAATGGTGGCAAATGGTAAAGCCGATTTTTTCAGAAAATCATGGGTGGCAGATTATCCCGATCCGGAAAATTATCTTTCTTTGTTTTATTCGCCCAATTTTTCTCCCAAAGGACCTAACTATACACATTTCTTTGAAAAAGAATTCGACAATTTATATGACCGGGCTTTAAAAGAACAGGATCCGGGCAAACGAAATGAATTGTATAAAGAGATGGATAAAATAATTATTGCAAAAGCTCCCATTGTGCCTTTATATTACGACGAAATGGTTCTTTTGTCATCTCCAACTGTAAAAAATTTGAAAGTTAATGCTATGAGTGTGCCCGATTTGAAATGGGTACGTATCGAACAAAAACAATGA
- the fabH1 gene encoding 3-oxoacyl-ACP synthase: MKVMKEIDSIIIGTGSYIPKKIIKNSDFLQHEFYDRKSNLIEKANEEIIKKFEEITGIRERRYVDDELVASDIATFAAEDSISDAGIDPETLDFIIVAHNFGDVPKNNPQSSLVPSLASRVKRNLKINNPNCVAFDLPFGCPGWLQGVILGHILIRSGEANKVLIIGTETLSRVYDPHDIDCMIYSDGAGAVILEKQLSAERSGIITHLSRTDAHNGIADLLFTGNTYKTDPEQEKQIYLKMHGHKIYEYAITHVPAAMKECLDKANLTIHDIKYLIIHQANAKMDEAIMKRLLKLYNIQTFRDDFMPMIIQWMGNNSVATIPILLDLIRKNKLEGYGINKNEYLLFASVGAGMNINAMIYKT; this comes from the coding sequence ATGAAAGTCATGAAAGAAATTGACTCAATCATTATAGGAACAGGCAGCTATATTCCCAAAAAAATTATTAAAAACTCCGACTTTCTTCAACACGAATTTTATGACAGGAAAAGCAATTTAATAGAGAAAGCAAATGAAGAAATCATAAAAAAATTTGAAGAAATTACCGGTATTCGTGAAAGAAGATATGTCGACGACGAATTGGTTGCTTCGGATATTGCCACTTTTGCAGCTGAAGATTCTATTTCCGACGCAGGAATTGACCCCGAAACCCTGGACTTCATAATTGTTGCCCACAATTTTGGCGATGTGCCTAAGAATAATCCACAAAGCAGCCTGGTGCCTTCATTGGCTTCAAGAGTAAAAAGAAATTTAAAAATAAATAATCCCAACTGTGTTGCTTTTGATTTGCCATTTGGTTGTCCCGGATGGTTACAAGGAGTCATTTTGGGTCATATCCTGATTCGTAGTGGAGAAGCCAATAAGGTTTTAATCATCGGAACAGAAACTCTCTCCAGAGTGTATGACCCACATGATATCGACTGCATGATTTATTCCGATGGCGCAGGGGCTGTGATTTTAGAGAAGCAGCTATCCGCTGAACGTTCGGGCATAATTACCCACTTAAGCCGGACAGATGCGCACAACGGTATTGCCGACTTGTTATTTACGGGAAACACCTATAAAACAGATCCTGAACAAGAAAAACAAATCTACTTAAAAATGCATGGCCATAAAATTTATGAATATGCCATAACCCATGTGCCTGCTGCCATGAAAGAATGCCTGGATAAAGCCAACCTTACCATACACGACATAAAATATCTTATCATTCATCAAGCAAATGCCAAAATGGATGAAGCGATTATGAAACGTTTATTAAAATTGTACAACATTCAAACTTTCAGAGATGATTTTATGCCTATGATCATTCAATGGATGGGAAACAATTCGGTAGCCACCATTCCCATTTTACTCGATTTAATCAGAAAAAACAAATTGGAAGGATACGGCATCAATAAAAACGAGTACTTATTATTTGCGTCTGTTGGTGCCGGGATGAATATCAATGCCATGATTTATAAAACTTAA
- the rnr gene encoding ribonuclease R, whose amino-acid sequence MSHSNLPINQVNLLFYKNLLKDLFADHPEKTFNIIELYTYVGAKSKPEKKIIRQILKELKRENIVQGINRGVFRLAVNNKQFTGTYHVYSPYHAVFIDDLNLHEIRVKNHKQHTALHGDKVEAKVKKNKKGTYAIITKVLERKKDQFTGVYHDNGSHGFVSINDNKVNVDFYIPKENKKNAKNKDVVLVRLVAWDNPQNKPVGKIIEVIGKPGVHETEIHTILADFGLPYRFPKNVEKAAAQIPDIIPEKEISKRKDFRDITTFTIDPEDAKDFDDALSIRRLTGDLYEIGVHIADVTYYVKPGDIIDQEAQKRATSVYLVDRVVPMLPEKLSNELCSLRPNEDKLTFSVVFQMDTKGHVHNYWIGRTIIHSDRRFTYEDVQKIIETQKGPFAGEIKILDDIAKILRQNRFKNGSILFDKSEVKFTLDKNNEPTGVYFKVMKDANHLIEEFMLLANKTVAEFFEFKVKKPKKFFVFRVHDAPVYDKLEEFNNFVKRFGYKISIHNPKDLSKSFNRLLEEVKNKPEQDLIEQLAIRTMAKAYYSTENIGHYGLAFDYYTHFTSPIRRYPDVMVHRLLNHYLTEEGKYKKKDFDYLCKHSSDMEKVAMEAERASIKYMQAKYMLKQKGEIFDAIITGVTEWGIYAEILDNKCEGMIRIRSLDDDYYYYDSDNYRLIGKKFKKTFQLGQKIKVRVKEINLEKKQIEFELI is encoded by the coding sequence ATGAGCCATTCTAATTTACCTATCAATCAAGTAAACCTTTTGTTTTATAAAAACTTGCTTAAGGATCTATTTGCAGATCATCCCGAAAAAACTTTCAACATAATCGAATTGTATACATATGTAGGTGCCAAAAGTAAACCTGAAAAAAAAATCATCCGGCAAATCCTGAAAGAACTTAAAAGGGAAAATATTGTACAGGGAATCAACCGCGGTGTTTTTAGATTGGCAGTAAATAATAAACAGTTTACGGGTACATATCATGTCTATAGTCCATATCATGCCGTTTTTATTGACGATTTAAACTTGCATGAAATACGCGTGAAAAATCACAAACAACACACTGCTCTTCATGGCGACAAAGTTGAAGCCAAAGTGAAAAAAAACAAAAAAGGCACCTATGCCATTATCACAAAAGTTTTAGAAAGAAAAAAGGACCAATTTACCGGCGTCTATCACGATAATGGTTCCCATGGCTTCGTAAGCATCAATGACAATAAAGTGAATGTGGATTTTTATATCCCTAAAGAAAATAAAAAAAATGCAAAGAACAAGGACGTAGTTTTGGTGAGATTAGTAGCTTGGGACAATCCCCAAAACAAACCTGTGGGAAAAATAATAGAAGTTATCGGTAAACCGGGTGTTCATGAAACAGAAATACATACCATTCTTGCTGATTTTGGTCTCCCATACAGGTTTCCAAAAAATGTAGAAAAAGCTGCAGCCCAAATCCCGGATATAATCCCCGAAAAAGAAATTTCTAAAAGAAAAGATTTCAGAGACATCACTACCTTTACCATAGACCCTGAAGATGCCAAAGATTTTGATGATGCACTATCTATTCGAAGATTAACCGGCGACTTGTATGAAATAGGTGTCCATATAGCCGACGTGACATATTACGTAAAACCGGGAGATATTATCGATCAAGAAGCCCAAAAACGTGCCACCTCTGTTTATTTGGTTGATCGTGTGGTGCCCATGCTACCCGAAAAACTTTCCAATGAATTGTGTTCATTACGTCCTAATGAAGACAAACTTACTTTTTCTGTTGTTTTTCAAATGGATACCAAAGGCCATGTTCACAATTATTGGATAGGCAGAACCATCATTCATTCCGACAGGAGGTTTACGTATGAAGATGTGCAAAAGATCATCGAAACTCAAAAAGGACCTTTTGCCGGGGAAATCAAAATACTCGACGATATTGCAAAAATTTTAAGACAAAACCGATTTAAAAACGGATCCATCCTATTTGATAAAAGTGAAGTGAAATTCACACTCGATAAGAACAATGAACCCACAGGAGTATATTTTAAAGTAATGAAAGATGCCAACCATCTGATTGAAGAATTTATGCTTTTAGCCAATAAAACCGTTGCCGAATTTTTTGAATTCAAAGTAAAAAAACCGAAGAAATTCTTTGTGTTTCGAGTACACGATGCCCCTGTGTATGACAAATTGGAAGAATTTAACAATTTTGTCAAAAGATTTGGATATAAAATTTCCATCCACAATCCTAAAGACCTTTCAAAATCTTTCAACCGTCTACTGGAAGAAGTAAAAAATAAACCCGAACAAGATTTAATCGAACAACTGGCTATACGCACCATGGCCAAGGCCTATTATTCAACAGAAAATATCGGGCATTACGGATTGGCTTTTGATTATTACACCCATTTCACCTCTCCGATTCGACGCTATCCGGATGTTATGGTTCACCGTTTGTTGAATCATTACTTGACGGAAGAAGGTAAGTACAAGAAAAAAGATTTTGATTATCTGTGTAAACACTCTTCCGATATGGAGAAAGTAGCCATGGAAGCCGAAAGAGCATCTATAAAATACATGCAAGCCAAGTATATGTTAAAACAAAAAGGTGAAATTTTTGATGCTATCATTACAGGAGTGACCGAATGGGGTATATATGCCGAGATACTGGACAATAAGTGTGAAGGCATGATAAGAATAAGAAGTTTAGACGACGATTACTATTATTATGATTCGGACAACTACCGTCTCATAGGCAAAAAATTTAAAAAAACCTTTCAACTCGGACAAAAAATAAAAGTGCGGGTAAAAGAAATAAATTTAGAAAAAAAACAAATAGAATTTGAATTGATTTAA
- a CDS encoding ABC transporter ATP-binding protein, translated as MIEVRHLYKSFGQKLVLEDVSFSFERGKTNLIIGASGSGKSVFIKCIVGLHKPNSGKVLFDGRDFYAISTKERKEIRSEIGMLFQSSALFDSMTVEENVMFPLRMYSNLSKAEMLKRVNFCLERVNLKNVNKLFPAEISGGMQKRVGIARAIVLNPKYLFCDEPNSGLDPQTSILIDNLIQDITKEYNITTVVVTHDMNSVMEIGENIAFIYQGKLWWHGNKESILHSNNKELNEFVFASRMMQYAKKTMG; from the coding sequence ATGATCGAAGTCAGGCACTTATATAAATCTTTTGGACAAAAATTGGTGCTGGAAGACGTGTCTTTTTCTTTCGAGAGAGGTAAAACAAATCTGATCATTGGGGCCAGCGGAAGTGGAAAATCAGTTTTCATAAAATGTATTGTGGGGTTGCATAAACCAAACAGTGGAAAAGTATTGTTCGATGGCAGGGATTTTTATGCAATTTCCACTAAAGAAAGAAAAGAAATTAGAAGTGAAATTGGCATGTTATTTCAAAGTTCTGCCTTGTTTGATTCCATGACGGTCGAAGAAAATGTCATGTTTCCATTGAGGATGTATAGTAATCTGTCAAAAGCAGAAATGCTTAAAAGGGTTAATTTTTGTTTGGAAAGGGTCAATTTAAAAAACGTAAATAAACTATTTCCTGCCGAAATCAGTGGAGGTATGCAGAAGCGTGTCGGCATTGCCCGTGCTATTGTTTTAAATCCAAAGTATCTTTTTTGTGATGAACCCAATTCAGGATTAGACCCACAAACCTCTATTCTAATAGATAACTTGATACAGGATATAACAAAAGAATATAATATTACAACCGTAGTAGTTACACATGACATGAACTCTGTGATGGAAATTGGAGAAAATATCGCATTCATTTATCAGGGCAAGTTATGGTGGCATGGTAACAAGGAGTCGATATTACATTCGAATAACAAAGAATTGAATGAATTTGTGTTTGCTTCAAGAATGATGCAGTATGCCAAAAAAACTATGGGATAA
- a CDS encoding ABC transporter permease: MARVFQRPERYNMFFRSLINEIAAIGLGSMGIVAIISLFMGAVITLQTASNIDSPWIPLYTVGFTTRQSVILEFSPTIIALILAGKVGSNIASEIGSMRITEQIDALEIMGVNSASYLILPKIIAAVIINPFVIIYSMFLGIGGGWIVAELSDIVTTSQYLYGIQYDFDPFNITYALVKTVVFAIVITSIPAYHGYYVRGGALEVGKASTRGVVYSSVVVLILNYVITQIMLI, translated from the coding sequence ATGGCAAGAGTTTTCCAACGACCGGAAAGATACAATATGTTTTTCAGGTCGTTGATCAACGAAATTGCCGCTATTGGGCTAGGTTCCATGGGTATTGTTGCCATCATTTCGTTATTTATGGGAGCAGTAATAACCTTACAAACTGCATCAAACATTGATAGTCCCTGGATACCACTCTATACCGTAGGATTCACGACCAGACAATCGGTGATATTGGAATTTTCACCTACCATTATTGCACTGATACTTGCAGGAAAAGTAGGGTCAAATATCGCATCGGAAATCGGTTCTATGAGGATAACCGAACAAATTGATGCTTTGGAAATCATGGGAGTAAATTCGGCTTCGTATTTAATTCTACCGAAAATCATCGCGGCTGTCATTATCAATCCTTTTGTCATAATTTACAGCATGTTTCTTGGAATAGGAGGAGGTTGGATAGTGGCCGAATTATCGGATATAGTTACTACTAGCCAATATCTTTATGGTATTCAGTATGACTTTGACCCATTCAACATTACCTATGCTTTAGTCAAAACAGTGGTTTTTGCCATTGTTATAACCTCAATACCTGCTTATCATGGGTATTATGTACGTGGCGGGGCATTGGAAGTGGGCAAAGCCAGTACCCGGGGTGTTGTTTACAGCAGTGTAGTAGTTTTGATACTTAATTATGTCATTACACAAATTATGCTTATATGA